The Candidatus Thermoplasmatota archaeon genome has a window encoding:
- the sixA gene encoding phosphohistidine phosphatase SixA — protein sequence MNLYLVRHADPKSEAEDPERSLSDLGERQADRVGKFALDAGVKVNQIRHSGKKRAEETAEIIGKHLSPPKGVVPISGIAPTDDVLPAAETLASEEDDVMLVGHLPFMNRLVSHLVFGIPDCAAVDFPKAGMVCLIRETGGWTIDWFVNPSVLP from the coding sequence ATGAACCTATATCTCGTGCGGCACGCTGACCCGAAGAGCGAGGCAGAGGATCCTGAGAGGTCTCTATCGGACCTCGGTGAGAGGCAAGCGGACAGAGTTGGCAAGTTCGCCCTCGACGCAGGAGTGAAGGTGAATCAGATTCGACACAGCGGGAAGAAGCGGGCAGAGGAGACCGCCGAGATCATCGGGAAGCATCTCTCCCCGCCAAAGGGCGTAGTCCCGATTTCAGGCATAGCACCGACGGACGACGTTCTTCCCGCAGCGGAGACGCTCGCGAGCGAGGAGGACGATGTCATGCTTGTCGGCCACTTGCCCTTCATGAACCGCCTGGTCAGCCACCTCGTGTTCGGCATTCCTGACTGCGCCGCTGTTGACTTCCCCAAGGCAGGGATGGTCTGTCTCATCCGAGAAACTGGCGGATGGACCATCGACTGGTTCGTGAATCCGAGTGTCTTGCCGTAG
- the hypD gene encoding hydrogenase formation protein HypD, which yields MFRFRDKEMADRILQKLREMDLQITLMHVCGTHQDTLVRHGLQPLLEDVGVDIRQGPGCPVCVTTAKEIEESIALAKAGKTITVFGDMIKVPGVEESLSDAKTEGHDIRIVYGVNDAVDLADKISNEVVFIGVGFETTTPSIAVAVSRRPPKNFSLLSCHRVIPPALKAIVEMGEVRLDGLIEPGHVSTIIGSRPYEFLSEEHGIPQVIAGFEPLDLLMGVYMLAKQKEEGAARVDIEYKRVVKPEGNPAAIKVMDEVFEPADTKWRGFPTIPGSGLVLSDEYQEYDARQRFEDDLAELKDKEFKEPKGCRCGEVLRGIIRSEECPLFAKTCTPTNPVGPCMVSAEGSCNILYKYSKYAEAK from the coding sequence ATGTTCAGGTTTCGCGACAAGGAGATGGCGGACAGAATACTCCAGAAGCTCAGGGAGATGGACCTGCAGATCACGTTGATGCATGTATGCGGGACGCACCAGGATACGCTCGTGCGGCACGGGCTGCAACCGTTGCTCGAGGACGTTGGCGTCGACATCAGACAGGGTCCAGGATGCCCGGTCTGCGTCACGACCGCCAAGGAGATCGAGGAGTCCATCGCTCTCGCGAAGGCCGGGAAGACTATTACCGTCTTCGGCGACATGATCAAGGTCCCCGGTGTGGAAGAGTCGCTTTCGGACGCGAAGACGGAGGGCCACGATATCCGAATCGTTTACGGCGTGAACGACGCCGTGGATCTGGCGGATAAGATCAGCAATGAGGTCGTCTTCATCGGAGTGGGCTTCGAGACCACGACTCCGAGCATAGCAGTGGCAGTTTCCAGGAGACCGCCCAAGAACTTCTCACTCCTGAGCTGTCACAGAGTCATTCCGCCAGCACTGAAGGCGATAGTGGAGATGGGCGAGGTGAGGCTCGACGGTCTCATCGAACCGGGGCACGTGAGCACTATCATCGGCTCCAGGCCGTATGAGTTCCTGTCCGAGGAGCACGGCATACCTCAGGTCATCGCTGGCTTCGAGCCGCTCGACCTTCTCATGGGCGTCTACATGCTCGCCAAGCAGAAGGAGGAGGGAGCGGCAAGAGTGGATATCGAATACAAGCGCGTGGTGAAGCCCGAGGGCAACCCCGCCGCGATCAAGGTCATGGATGAGGTCTTCGAGCCCGCCGACACCAAGTGGAGAGGATTCCCGACCATTCCCGGGAGCGGACTCGTTCTGTCGGACGAATACCAGGAATACGACGCTCGCCAAAGGTTCGAGGACGATCTGGCAGAGCTCAAGGACAAGGAGTTCAAGGAGCCCAAGGGTTGCAGATGCGGAGAGGTCCTGCGGGGCATCATTCGTTCCGAGGAGTGCCCGTTGTTCGCGAAGACCTGCACGCCTACGAACCCCGTCGGGCCGTGCATGGTGAGCGCCGAGGGCAGCTGCAACATCCTGTACAAGTACTCCAAGTACGCCGAGGCCAAGTGA
- a CDS encoding hydrogenase maturation nickel metallochaperone HypA, which produces MGTLHEFSVMSSLVEVVLEEIRKHDASAVEEVELEIGELTLLGKEQCLFSYEVLSKDGPLKGSKLIIKEKKAKVKCGKCGYEGPIGRSDDPLDHLRLPRFSCPKCGENVEIVSGRDCIVTNLKLVVD; this is translated from the coding sequence GTGGGAACGTTGCATGAGTTCTCCGTCATGTCAAGCCTCGTGGAGGTTGTTCTGGAAGAGATTAGGAAGCACGATGCAAGTGCTGTCGAGGAGGTCGAGCTCGAGATCGGCGAGCTCACTCTGCTGGGAAAGGAACAGTGCCTCTTCTCGTACGAGGTGCTCTCAAAGGACGGCCCGCTCAAGGGCTCCAAGCTCATCATCAAGGAGAAGAAGGCCAAGGTCAAGTGCGGGAAGTGCGGCTACGAGGGTCCCATTGGAAGGTCGGACGACCCGCTCGACCACCTCCGACTGCCCCGCTTCTCCTGTCCCAAGTGCGGCGAGAACGTGGAAATCGTTAGCGGAAGGGACTGCATAGTCACGAATCTAAAGCTGGTTGTGGACTGA
- a CDS encoding HypC/HybG/HupF family hydrogenase formation chaperone gives MCLAIPAKVLDIKGDVATVDFGGIKREVDVSLTDAVVGQYVIVHAGFAIQVLDKEEAQETLAFFDQILGGNVA, from the coding sequence GTGTGTCTAGCCATACCCGCCAAGGTCCTTGACATAAAGGGCGACGTCGCCACGGTCGACTTCGGCGGAATCAAGAGAGAGGTCGATGTCTCGCTGACCGATGCGGTGGTCGGCCAGTATGTCATTGTTCATGCGGGATTCGCGATTCAAGTCCTCGATAAGGAGGAGGCCCAGGAGACCCTCGCCTTCTTCGATCAGATCCTCGGTGGGAACGTTGCATGA
- the hypF gene encoding carbamoyltransferase HypF has protein sequence MKLYLYGVVQGVGFRPTVYRVATSLGLKGYVRNNGSNVEVCLDRGEDEFLNTLKAELPPLARIDNIEKDSGSCEDVFETFEIVNSVAGSKEASIPPDIALCDDCIGEIFSTKDRRFGFPFTNCTNCGARFSVIRDFPYDRKNTSMSLFELCPTCKKEYADPLNRRFHAQTISCPHDGPRYLLYNDQCVQLPANDSVRRFSEMIDKGKLGIVKSWGGTHMVCTLEQTKRLRSWYNRPYKPFAVMVRDVETAEKYAHISEEAKRLMTSPETPIVLVPKRYGEHDELLEDVAPGLDSIGLYIPYTGVQHLIFRDIDHDALIMTSANPPGEPMALTHDEAFRLGVEIYLLHNREIINRVDDSVVIPFNGSRFFVRKSRGFVPKPIPILHKKKVLGVGAERNVTSSISRNGELLVSQYIGNTTHYGVFDFQMDATRKLMDLAGIDGLDAVGIDLHPMYTTRRVGKEFAKEFMAEVVEIQHHWAHAASLMAEHGLDELVTLTFDGAGYGEDGKIWGGEALSARLDGYERFAHLQYIPLIGGDRAVFEPDRLVFGIFESLRQPKDIFDAEKSRVLRKAMEKAPKTSSFGRVLDALAAYLGVCNKTTYDGEPAMKLERLLARGRNRFDFETEARGTNGLEIQTLPLFAQLDSIMSKEEATPQLKADVAHSFIHCLMKEFVELSAAKADEIGSKRIGLSGGVTYNLSIVMMVTELAKERGLEVVLHNRIPNGDGGISTGQNVIVGVRE, from the coding sequence ATGAAGCTCTATCTCTATGGTGTGGTTCAAGGCGTGGGCTTTCGGCCCACCGTCTACCGGGTCGCTACGTCGCTCGGCTTGAAGGGATACGTGAGGAACAACGGCTCGAACGTCGAGGTCTGCCTGGACCGGGGCGAGGACGAGTTCCTGAACACGCTGAAGGCAGAGCTACCGCCCTTGGCGAGGATAGACAACATCGAGAAGGATTCCGGGTCGTGTGAGGATGTCTTCGAGACATTCGAGATCGTGAACAGCGTCGCGGGCTCGAAGGAGGCGTCCATACCGCCCGACATCGCACTGTGCGACGACTGCATAGGCGAGATATTCAGCACGAAGGACCGGAGGTTCGGTTTCCCGTTCACGAACTGCACGAACTGCGGTGCGCGGTTCTCAGTGATAAGGGACTTCCCGTACGACAGGAAGAACACATCGATGTCCCTTTTCGAGCTCTGTCCGACGTGCAAAAAGGAGTATGCGGATCCGCTCAACAGGCGGTTCCATGCGCAGACCATATCCTGCCCGCACGACGGACCAAGGTACCTTCTCTACAACGACCAGTGCGTGCAGCTCCCCGCCAACGACTCCGTAAGGAGGTTCTCCGAGATGATCGACAAGGGCAAGCTCGGAATCGTGAAGAGCTGGGGAGGCACGCATATGGTCTGCACGCTGGAGCAGACAAAGAGGCTCCGAAGCTGGTACAATCGTCCGTACAAACCCTTCGCAGTTATGGTGCGCGATGTCGAGACCGCGGAGAAGTATGCTCACATCTCGGAAGAGGCGAAGAGGCTTATGACCTCCCCCGAAACACCGATTGTCCTCGTTCCCAAGAGATATGGGGAGCACGACGAGCTGCTCGAGGATGTGGCCCCTGGTCTTGATAGCATCGGCCTGTACATCCCCTATACGGGAGTGCAGCATCTCATCTTCCGAGACATCGACCACGACGCCCTGATTATGACGTCCGCGAACCCGCCCGGCGAGCCGATGGCGCTCACCCATGACGAGGCATTCAGGCTCGGTGTGGAAATCTATCTGCTGCACAACCGCGAGATCATCAACCGCGTTGACGACTCGGTCGTAATCCCTTTCAACGGGAGCAGGTTCTTCGTCAGGAAGTCGAGGGGTTTCGTCCCGAAGCCTATTCCGATACTGCACAAGAAGAAGGTCCTCGGCGTCGGTGCCGAGAGGAACGTCACGTCATCCATATCCAGGAACGGCGAGCTGTTGGTGAGCCAGTACATAGGGAATACGACACACTACGGCGTCTTCGACTTCCAGATGGATGCTACGAGGAAGCTCATGGACTTGGCGGGGATTGATGGCCTCGATGCCGTGGGAATCGACCTTCATCCGATGTACACGACGAGAAGGGTCGGCAAGGAGTTCGCGAAGGAGTTCATGGCCGAGGTCGTGGAGATCCAACACCATTGGGCTCACGCGGCCTCTTTGATGGCGGAGCACGGTCTGGACGAGCTGGTCACGCTGACGTTCGACGGCGCCGGCTACGGAGAGGACGGCAAGATCTGGGGCGGTGAGGCGCTCTCCGCGAGGCTCGACGGCTACGAGAGGTTCGCGCACCTGCAGTACATCCCGCTGATAGGGGGAGACAGGGCGGTTTTCGAACCGGACAGGCTCGTGTTCGGCATATTCGAGAGCCTTCGCCAGCCGAAGGACATCTTCGATGCGGAGAAGAGCAGGGTCTTGAGGAAGGCCATGGAGAAAGCACCCAAGACAAGCAGCTTCGGGCGGGTCTTGGACGCACTTGCTGCGTATCTCGGCGTCTGCAACAAAACCACCTACGATGGCGAGCCCGCTATGAAGCTCGAACGGCTTCTTGCTAGAGGGAGGAACAGGTTCGACTTCGAGACCGAGGCGAGGGGCACGAATGGTCTGGAGATTCAGACACTCCCGCTCTTCGCGCAGCTGGATTCGATCATGAGCAAGGAGGAGGCGACGCCACAGCTCAAGGCGGACGTTGCACATTCATTCATTCACTGTCTGATGAAGGAGTTTGTCGAGCTCTCGGCAGCAAAGGCGGACGAGATCGGCTCAAAGAGGATCGGTCTCTCAGGTGGGGTGACGTACAATCTCTCGATCGTGATGATGGTGACGGAACTCGCGAAGGAGAGAGGTCTGGAGGTCGTCCTTCACAACAGGATACCGAACGGGGATGGCGGGATCTCGACTGGGCAGAACGTAATCGTGGGCGTCAGGGAGTAG
- the hypB gene encoding hydrogenase nickel incorporation protein HypB — MHKLVEVRSGVDLLQANREIAQKNRAFLREKGIVSIDIMGSIGAGKTLLAEKMIDILQGRGISAAVIAGDVAGNADYQRFKKHGVPVENVNTGKECHLDAHLVDHALEHMDLDGISVLFVENVGNLVCPADFALGTDKRMVVVSVTEGDDMIMKHPLIFGLSDVIAINKTDLAEAMEVDPKTLGKDARELGSKATVVYTDAKHGEGIEDLMRALGLPMD, encoded by the coding sequence ATGCACAAACTAGTGGAGGTCAGGTCAGGGGTCGACCTTCTCCAAGCGAACAGGGAAATCGCACAGAAGAACAGGGCTTTTCTCCGCGAAAAAGGGATAGTGTCCATCGACATAATGGGTTCGATAGGGGCGGGAAAGACGCTCTTGGCGGAGAAGATGATCGATATTCTCCAGGGCAGGGGCATCTCCGCCGCGGTGATCGCGGGCGATGTTGCCGGGAACGCCGACTATCAGCGGTTCAAGAAGCACGGCGTACCGGTGGAGAACGTCAATACGGGCAAGGAGTGCCACCTCGACGCGCATCTGGTCGACCACGCGCTCGAGCACATGGACCTGGATGGCATTAGTGTTCTTTTCGTAGAGAACGTCGGGAACCTCGTGTGCCCGGCGGACTTCGCATTGGGAACGGACAAGAGGATGGTCGTCGTCTCTGTGACCGAGGGCGACGACATGATCATGAAGCATCCTCTTATCTTCGGGCTCTCGGACGTCATCGCCATCAACAAGACGGACCTCGCAGAGGCGATGGAGGTCGATCCAAAGACCCTCGGGAAGGACGCGAGGGAACTGGGCTCGAAGGCTACGGTCGTCTACACGGACGCAAAGCACGGGGAGGGTATCGAGGATCTGATGCGCGCACTGGGATTGCCAATGGACTGA
- a CDS encoding FAD-binding oxidoreductase — MSVSRQELAAAIGAGRVAEDPTTGKPVAKITTTQELVKLVGFCSSKKANLVVKRSKDFWASGSGNGDVLLDMDQLNRSVRVDPNDLFVSCGPGTAVAELIDELEKQGMTLAALPASNEMSVGEWLLWRRASFGTIANGDVSNEIRSVDLVLGDGKALETGYEAISNFGTGYDLNRLTVGSCGIFGIPAWVHFFIRPMPPEVRLLKYSLSVDQLSAFLGKVSGIYDVHDITISAGVDSGPKPIVRIAILRAGEANDEIEERIDEIGEGHSATKLESEKPNSFRFLSKRGKFEFADEMVLPQKGIPDLLETMKEPLARMELDFTILTSGLCAVRALVVPARARLGHEDIDSAKRKFQESVFTTGGFIRDVDLWTQDMQEGGASAFCALKSAFDPRIVTSKHIVGKVSSQHAVGACARASSSRIGESSRGIMRVLPRKRGKLDNGLSRKLVELIGEDNVALDMFRRLLYSHDLAPLPKLVGIPFEVLPDAVVRPRNVEDVQKLVEFAREHKIPIIPRGGASWGFGGAVPNQGGIVLDMSRMNKILEIDEDSRIAICESAVTWLDISEAAELKGLFLPTYPGSARIATVGGWMNTGGAGIGAYGAGTSVQLIEHMQAVLGDGRILNTDVDGASGKGPDLNALISGSEGGLGIVTKAAVRLRPMPEEIRPLAYSFDKLPAMGKPLREIGHSQSLPYNVSFSDGNYFDFVRLLGREAPEVGSLLSVTLAGSAKSNEAEEAMIDGIVEKGGGKKESEDLAVHEWEERTYEMRIRRLGPGGALGEVVLPVTAFSEMMKSAAKIAKELKMLSTLKGVLIDRNCVAFMPFYVADERYAIASLASMGFVKHILDRAVELGGRGSGLGLWFSWNLDNLHGKLGGDIMTSVKLTLDPDDIVNPGKFFEMRMRYGVGIPGPLMAVGLDMLAMVKKAFPKTKIGGLPSGVR, encoded by the coding sequence ATGAGCGTTAGCAGGCAAGAACTGGCAGCGGCCATCGGGGCCGGCAGGGTCGCGGAGGACCCGACAACTGGAAAACCGGTGGCGAAGATAACGACGACGCAGGAGCTTGTCAAGCTCGTAGGGTTCTGCTCGAGCAAGAAAGCGAACCTCGTCGTGAAGAGGAGCAAGGACTTCTGGGCATCCGGTTCTGGGAATGGAGATGTGCTTCTCGACATGGACCAGCTTAACAGGTCCGTGAGGGTCGATCCGAACGACCTCTTCGTCAGCTGCGGGCCTGGTACCGCGGTCGCCGAGCTCATCGACGAACTCGAGAAGCAAGGCATGACGCTCGCAGCGCTCCCCGCCTCGAACGAGATGTCCGTGGGGGAGTGGCTGCTCTGGAGAAGGGCAAGCTTCGGAACGATAGCGAACGGCGACGTGTCGAACGAGATACGCTCCGTCGACCTCGTCCTCGGAGACGGCAAGGCGCTAGAAACGGGGTACGAGGCAATCTCCAACTTCGGTACAGGCTACGACCTCAACCGCCTGACGGTCGGTTCCTGCGGGATCTTTGGGATACCCGCCTGGGTCCATTTCTTCATTCGACCGATGCCTCCCGAGGTGAGGCTTCTGAAATACTCCCTGTCCGTCGACCAGCTGTCCGCCTTCCTCGGCAAAGTCTCGGGGATCTACGACGTTCACGACATCACGATTTCAGCGGGAGTTGACTCCGGACCCAAGCCTATAGTGCGAATCGCAATCCTCCGCGCGGGAGAGGCCAACGACGAGATTGAGGAAAGGATCGATGAGATCGGAGAGGGCCACAGCGCGACGAAGCTGGAATCGGAGAAACCGAACTCGTTCAGGTTCCTCTCGAAGAGGGGGAAGTTCGAGTTCGCGGACGAGATGGTCCTGCCGCAGAAGGGAATCCCTGATCTGCTTGAGACCATGAAAGAACCACTCGCCAGAATGGAGCTCGACTTCACAATCTTGACATCGGGTCTCTGCGCAGTCCGGGCGCTGGTCGTTCCCGCCAGAGCGAGACTCGGGCACGAGGACATCGACTCAGCCAAGAGGAAGTTCCAGGAGTCCGTGTTCACGACGGGCGGATTCATCCGCGACGTGGACCTCTGGACTCAGGACATGCAGGAGGGCGGCGCGTCGGCCTTCTGCGCGCTCAAGAGCGCCTTCGATCCCCGCATCGTGACATCGAAACACATCGTTGGAAAGGTCTCGAGCCAACATGCCGTTGGAGCTTGCGCGCGGGCCTCGTCATCGAGGATTGGGGAATCCTCCAGGGGGATAATGAGGGTCCTCCCGAGGAAGAGGGGGAAGCTGGACAATGGGCTGAGCAGGAAACTCGTTGAACTCATTGGCGAGGACAACGTCGCCCTAGACATGTTCAGGCGCTTGCTCTACTCACACGATCTGGCGCCTCTTCCGAAGCTCGTAGGCATCCCGTTCGAGGTCCTTCCCGATGCGGTCGTGAGGCCGAGGAACGTGGAGGACGTGCAGAAGCTGGTCGAGTTCGCCAGGGAGCACAAGATTCCGATCATACCGCGAGGAGGGGCGAGCTGGGGCTTCGGCGGGGCGGTTCCCAACCAGGGGGGCATCGTGCTCGACATGTCCCGCATGAACAAGATACTCGAGATCGATGAGGACAGCCGCATCGCCATCTGCGAGTCTGCCGTCACCTGGCTCGATATCTCCGAGGCCGCCGAGCTCAAGGGGCTGTTCCTGCCCACTTATCCCGGCAGCGCAAGGATCGCAACGGTCGGAGGCTGGATGAACACCGGAGGCGCGGGAATCGGGGCCTACGGGGCTGGAACGTCGGTCCAGCTTATTGAGCACATGCAGGCGGTCCTCGGTGACGGTAGAATCCTGAACACCGACGTGGACGGCGCCTCTGGCAAAGGACCCGACCTGAACGCCCTCATATCGGGGTCAGAAGGAGGACTCGGCATAGTCACGAAGGCTGCCGTCAGACTGCGGCCGATGCCCGAGGAGATCCGACCCCTTGCGTATTCGTTCGACAAGCTCCCGGCGATGGGGAAACCGCTGAGGGAGATCGGCCACTCGCAATCCCTCCCGTACAACGTGTCCTTCTCCGACGGCAACTACTTCGATTTCGTCCGCCTGCTCGGCAGGGAAGCCCCGGAGGTCGGTTCTCTTCTGAGCGTCACACTGGCGGGCTCAGCGAAGTCGAATGAGGCGGAGGAGGCGATGATCGATGGAATCGTCGAGAAGGGGGGAGGAAAGAAAGAGTCCGAGGATTTGGCGGTGCACGAATGGGAGGAGCGCACGTACGAGATGAGGATCAGGAGGCTCGGGCCGGGCGGGGCTCTGGGCGAGGTTGTCCTTCCCGTGACCGCGTTCTCGGAGATGATGAAATCCGCCGCCAAGATAGCTAAGGAGCTCAAAATGCTCTCCACCCTGAAGGGGGTTCTCATCGACAGGAACTGCGTTGCGTTCATGCCCTTCTACGTCGCGGACGAGCGGTATGCCATCGCCTCGTTGGCGTCGATGGGGTTCGTCAAGCACATCCTCGACAGGGCTGTGGAGCTTGGCGGGCGCGGTTCCGGTCTCGGCCTCTGGTTCTCGTGGAACCTGGACAATCTGCACGGCAAACTGGGCGGGGACATAATGACGAGCGTGAAGCTGACGCTCGACCCCGACGATATTGTCAATCCGGGGAAGTTCTTCGAGATGAGGATGCGCTACGGGGTAGGTATCCCCGGTCCGCTGATGGCCGTGGGCCTCGACATGCTGGCGATGGTGAAGAAGGCGTTTCCAAAGACAAAAATAGGCGGGCTACCCTCTGGAGTACGATAG
- a CDS encoding (Fe-S)-binding protein — MVDIGEIELDIYACLQCGYCKGTCPAYDMFGWESDSPRGKMFYLKQLQERSILDKNPKEMDPQFFEALFHCTSCGACDEVCHVDIKLSDVWEQVKEEFVRAGFEGLPGHKELAKRIYNPEKRNPFLDPNDLEKDKLKNRTAWVPEDLKTSDNPEVLYFVGCTEAYRMQFLAEATARLIEATGVRFDVLGTDEWCCGSPLLRTGQGDGIKAEYVNHNVREVERRGATTLVTACAGCFKTIKENYPLYHGKLNFEVKHITEFLADSIKAKKLEFTKEFPKKVAYHDPCHLGRHAKVFDAPREVLKAIPGLELLEMRRNRENSRCCGAGGGFKIAFNEHAESIAAERVLEAVETGAELIATPCPFCVVNLNAGAKKAGIDMKTMDVVQIAHQCL; from the coding sequence ATGGTGGACATCGGCGAGATAGAGCTCGATATCTATGCATGTCTGCAATGCGGCTACTGCAAGGGGACGTGTCCAGCGTACGACATGTTCGGATGGGAGTCGGACAGCCCAAGGGGGAAGATGTTCTACCTGAAGCAGCTTCAGGAGCGAAGCATACTCGACAAGAACCCCAAGGAGATGGATCCGCAGTTCTTCGAGGCGCTCTTCCACTGCACATCATGCGGGGCGTGCGACGAGGTCTGCCATGTCGACATCAAGCTCTCCGACGTATGGGAGCAGGTGAAGGAGGAGTTCGTCCGGGCAGGATTCGAGGGCCTTCCAGGCCATAAGGAATTGGCCAAGAGGATATACAATCCCGAGAAAAGGAACCCCTTTCTGGATCCCAACGACCTGGAGAAGGACAAGCTCAAGAACAGGACCGCCTGGGTCCCGGAGGACCTGAAGACCAGCGACAACCCAGAGGTCCTCTACTTCGTGGGTTGCACGGAGGCCTACAGGATGCAGTTCCTTGCCGAGGCGACGGCGAGGCTCATCGAGGCCACCGGGGTCAGGTTCGACGTTCTTGGGACCGATGAGTGGTGCTGCGGCTCCCCCTTGCTTCGAACGGGACAGGGGGACGGGATAAAGGCCGAGTATGTCAACCACAACGTCCGAGAGGTCGAGCGGAGAGGCGCGACCACGCTCGTCACTGCGTGCGCTGGCTGCTTCAAGACGATCAAGGAGAATTACCCTCTCTATCACGGCAAGCTGAACTTCGAGGTGAAGCACATCACCGAGTTCCTGGCGGATTCTATCAAAGCTAAGAAGCTCGAGTTCACGAAGGAGTTCCCCAAGAAGGTCGCCTACCATGATCCATGCCATCTCGGCAGGCACGCGAAAGTCTTCGACGCACCGAGGGAGGTCCTCAAGGCGATACCGGGACTGGAGCTCCTGGAGATGAGAAGGAATAGGGAGAACTCGAGATGCTGCGGTGCGGGCGGCGGCTTCAAGATCGCCTTCAACGAGCATGCGGAGAGCATCGCCGCGGAGAGGGTCTTGGAGGCTGTCGAGACGGGCGCTGAGCTCATAGCGACCCCGTGTCCCTTCTGCGTCGTCAACCTCAACGCGGGAGCGAAGAAGGCCGGCATCGACATGAAGACCATGGACGTCGTCCAGATAGCCCACCAGTGCCTCTGA
- a CDS encoding MSMEG_0565 family glycosyltransferase, whose translation MKVAMLTHSTKPRGGVVHALHLSEALTDLGVDVHLFSLRKWREESYAHGFFREVSVPFDVFPYRARGNLNEDVKRMISTYDENLPLDFDIYHTQDCIGGNALNLLKKKVSAPTIRTVHHVDEFRGPVLTKFQEDSINLCDVKVTVSEYWKKKLKKEYGVDSHVVHNGVDVKRFDPERYPKPERAGVDILFVGGLEARKGLEHLFLAVENLLPQHPDTRLTVLGRSGMTSAQEFDERRLFSILAKRLGIGRNVRFLEQVSDEQLPSLYALCDLLVLPSRMEGWGLALMEAMAMMKPVVATRVGGIPELVEDGKTGYLVDLGDVLGLSEAIAKLIDNPALRKKMGRQGRRSAKKYTWDNAARKTLQLYKTALAGST comes from the coding sequence ATGAAAGTCGCCATGCTCACGCACAGCACCAAGCCCCGTGGGGGAGTGGTCCACGCCCTCCACCTCTCCGAGGCCCTCACGGACCTCGGGGTGGACGTTCATCTGTTCTCGTTGAGGAAATGGCGGGAGGAATCATACGCGCACGGGTTCTTCAGGGAGGTCTCCGTTCCGTTCGACGTATTCCCCTACCGCGCTCGCGGCAACCTCAACGAGGATGTCAAGAGGATGATCTCCACGTACGATGAGAACCTCCCGCTCGATTTCGACATATATCACACTCAGGACTGCATCGGAGGGAACGCACTCAACCTGCTGAAGAAGAAAGTCAGCGCCCCGACCATTCGGACGGTGCATCACGTTGACGAGTTTCGCGGCCCAGTACTAACGAAGTTCCAGGAGGATTCCATAAATCTGTGCGATGTGAAGGTTACGGTCTCGGAATACTGGAAGAAGAAGCTGAAGAAGGAGTACGGCGTGGACTCCCACGTCGTCCATAACGGCGTGGATGTGAAGAGGTTCGATCCTGAACGATACCCGAAACCTGAGCGGGCTGGTGTGGACATCCTCTTTGTCGGCGGGCTCGAGGCCAGAAAGGGCCTGGAGCATCTCTTCCTAGCGGTGGAGAACCTGCTGCCTCAACATCCAGATACGAGGCTGACGGTGCTGGGGAGGAGCGGGATGACATCGGCACAGGAATTCGACGAGAGAAGGCTCTTCTCCATCCTCGCGAAGAGACTTGGAATAGGCAGGAATGTTCGCTTTCTGGAACAGGTGAGCGATGAGCAACTGCCCAGCCTGTACGCGCTCTGCGATCTCCTCGTGCTCCCCTCGCGAATGGAGGGGTGGGGGCTGGCTCTGATGGAGGCGATGGCCATGATGAAGCCCGTGGTCGCAACGAGGGTGGGAGGCATTCCTGAACTCGTAGAGGACGGAAAGACAGGATATCTGGTGGACCTCGGCGACGTCCTGGGGCTTTCCGAGGCGATTGCCAAGCTGATTGACAACCCTGCACTGAGGAAGAAGATGGGCCGCCAAGGCAGGCGGTCCGCGAAGAAGTATACGTGGGACAACGCGGCAAGAAAGACGCTGCAATTGTATAAGACAGCCTTGGCGGGGTCGACATGA
- a CDS encoding OsmC family protein codes for MKTFRSSARWIGEKQGELTFENGEKVDFSSPVDFGGMDGFVVPEELLIASLNACLHVTFLTFAQKMRIEVRSFESEAEGHLDETNDTIRFVGCTVRLRVLVASERDVKRAEKAVSLAEKRCFISNSVSFEVSMESTIRVGEIE; via the coding sequence ATGAAGACATTCCGGTCAAGCGCCAGATGGATCGGTGAGAAGCAGGGAGAACTGACGTTCGAGAACGGTGAGAAGGTCGATTTCTCCTCTCCAGTGGACTTCGGCGGGATGGATGGCTTCGTCGTCCCCGAGGAACTCTTGATCGCCTCCTTGAACGCCTGCCTCCACGTGACCTTTCTCACGTTCGCCCAGAAGATGAGGATCGAGGTCCGGTCCTTCGAGTCGGAGGCGGAGGGCCATCTGGATGAGACAAACGACACGATACGGTTCGTCGGGTGCACGGTTCGCCTGCGGGTGCTGGTGGCGTCTGAGAGGGATGTCAAACGCGCAGAGAAAGCCGTCTCCTTGGCAGAGAAGAGATGCTTCATCTCGAACTCAGTGAGTTTCGAAGTGAGCATGGAGTCCACGATCCGCGTCGGC